From a single Pseudorasbora parva isolate DD20220531a chromosome 15, ASM2467924v1, whole genome shotgun sequence genomic region:
- the LOC137041032 gene encoding uncharacterized protein — protein MEDTVEQAVAHASQNPVPDKDLNSSTGVQQVRSRSSSRKRNRTEKGLEMHKQEAIKHEKAFNKAYDFWKQTAKETRSKLKTLCTGEELEQILRDIQTRHDIVTQHYAPLLRNQTTTPAIVKRVDVCATLTEEISDLVSKRIETVDESHKKEVVKERTRQILNKDEYESIFGYTNTDTIISELSQTSECLLAALETSSKASSKRADAEADLAANVEQVKAMQEIHNQQARLVKMEKDWKLNEARMQAEMKQKEKDMHLRLEAERSKLQLLQAEKEVKVAAARVKAYNNCEGNLEDEEVRGNATQSGCREVDYECLSQQPLHKVKTTQETEDLAKVLANSLSISRLPAPEPMTFIGDPLRFIDWKMSFTALIDHKLIPASEKMFYLKTYLAGDARKAVEGFFYRNSEDAYQGAWKVLEERYGNPFIVQRAFREKIMRWPKVGANDSLSLREFTDFLQGCVEAIPHVKGLAILNDCEENYKLLKKLPEWIVRKWNKIVVEEMDMTGEFPSFKRFVEFLQKESKMACCPFTSPLLMSSKIPDERFPKRAKAFNTKAQVKDSTRQEIKMTLCSVCKSEAHSIVKCPIFAERPMDDKSERESRSSKGYVSCSNTTKLRSPVEEQQMAELPKERTEASAPFCYTGMDCFGPFIIKKSRKEYKRCFISLRGAVRQLYCDCGTNFVGARNELREALKECDIKTLEAFLGENQCEFIFNAASASHSGGVWERQIRTVRNVLNATLSQCPGRLDDSSLRTLFYEAMAIVNSRPLTIDGINDPKSLEPLTPNHLILMKSKIALPPPGKFLKEDMYATKRWRRVQYLIEQFWSRWKREYLLNISTRQKWHVPRRNLKVNDIVIIKDDMLPRNQWQLGRVVEVIQGSDGLVRRVKVLTGERKLKSKLGHHTKPSVIERPIQN, from the exons ATGGAAGACACAGTTGAGCAAGCGGTAGCACACGCAAGTCAAAACCCAGTTCCTGATAAGGATTTAAACAGTTCTACAGGAGTGCAACAGGTTAGATCAAGATCGAGCTCTCGAAAAAGAAATCGTACAGAGAAAGGCCTAGAGATGCATAAACAGGAGGCAATAAAGCATGAGAAAGCTTTTAATAAAGCTTATGACTTCTGGAAGCAGACAGCTAAAGAAACTCGGTCTAAATTGAAAACTTTATGCACAGGTGAAGAGCTTGAACAAATTTTAAGGGACATTCAAACTAGGCACGATATAGTTACCCAGCATTATGCTCCTTTGTTGCGCAATCAAACTACAACGCCAGCAATCGTTAAAAGAGTAGATGTTTGTGCTACTTTGACTGAAGAAATCAGTGATTTGGTGAGCAAACGAATTGAAACTGTAGATGAGAGCCATAAAAAGGAAGTTGTGAAAGAAAGAACAAGGCAGATATTAAATAAAGATGAGTATGAATCTATCTTTGGTTACACCAATACAGATACTATCATCTCAGAATTATCACAGACTTCAGAATGCTTATTAGCAGCATTAGAGACCTCCTCCAAAGCTTCTAGTAAGCGAGCCGATGCAGAAGCAGACCTTGCAGCCAATGTAGAGCAAGTGAAGGCTATGCAAGAAATTCACAATCAGCAAGCCCGATTAGTTAAGATGGAGAAGGACTGGAAGCTGAACGAAGCACGAATGCAAGCAGAGATGAAACAGAAAGAAAAGGACATGCACCTAAGACTCGAGGCAGAAAGGTCAAAGCTGCAGCTGCTACAAGCAGAAAAGGAAGTTAAGGTAGCCGCAGCTCGAGTCAAGGCCTACAACAATTGTGAGGGCAACCTTGAAGATGAGGAGGTGAGAGGTAATGCAACTCAGTCGGGATGCAGAGAGGTTGATTACGAATGTCTTTCCCAACAGCCACTTCATAAGGTAAAGACAACTCAAGAGACTGAGGACTTAGCTAAAGTGTTAGCAAACTCTCTAAGCATAAGTCGATTACCTGCTCCAGAGCCAATGACTTTTATTGGTGATCCTTTGAGGTTCATTGATTGGAAAATGTCCTTCACGGCACTTATTGACCATAAATTAATTCCAGCAAGCGAGAAGATGTTCTACTTGAAAACCTATCTGGCTGGAGATGCTCGTAAAGCTGTGGAAGGTTTCTTTTATAGAAATTCCGAAGATGCATACCAGGGCGCCTGGAAGGTTCTGGAGGAGAGGTATGGAAATCCGTTCATTGTTCAGAGAGCTTTTCGAGAAAAAATTATGAGATGGCCTAAGGTGGGAGCAAATGATTCTCTTTCTTTGCGAGAGTTCACTGACTTTCTACAAGGTTGTGTTGAAGCTATTCCACATGTTAAAGGTTTGGCTATTCTGAACGACTGTGAGGAAAATTATAAACTACTCAAGAAATTACCAGAGTGGATTGTGCGTAAATGGAACAAAATTGTGGTTGAAGAAATGGATATGACTGGTGAGTTTCCAAGCTTTAAGAGATTTGTAGAGTTCTTGCAGAAGGAGTCTAAGATGGCTTGCTGTCCTTTTACTTCTCCACTTCTCATGAGTTCTAAGATTCCAGATGAGAGATTTCCCAAACGAGCCAAAGCCTTTAACACAAAGGCTCAAGTTAAAGATTCAACAAGACAAGAAATTAAGATGACATTATGTTCTGTTTGTAAGAGTGAAGCACATAGTATTGTAAAATGTCCTATCTTTGCAGAAAGGCCCATGGATGACAAGAG TGAACGCGAGTCAAGAAGTTCAAAGGGTTATGTCTCATGCAGTAACACAAC AAAGCTCAGGAGTCCAGTAGAGGAGCAGCAAATGGCGGAGCTTCCTAAAGAACGGACTGAAGCCTCTGCCCCTTTCTGCTACACTGGTATGGACTGCTTCGGCCCATTTATCATAAAGAAAAGTCGAAAGGAGTATAAAAG GTGTTTCATCAGCCTCCGGGGAGCTGTACGTCAACTTTATTGTGATTGTGGCACAAATTTTGTGGGAGCTAGAAATGAACTTCGTGAAGCTCTTAAAGAATGTGACATTAAAACACTGGAAGCATTTCTTGGTGAGAATCAGTGTGAGTTCATCTTCAATGCTGCGTCAGCCAGTCACTCTGGTGGTGTCTGGGAACGCCAAATTAGGACCGTGCGAAATGTATTAAATGCTACACTTTCTCAGTGCCCAGGTAGACTTGATGACTCGTCCCTTCGAACATTGTTTTACGAAGCAATGGCTATCGTTAACAGTCGACCATTAACTATAGATGGAATAAATGACCCCAAGTCACTGGAACCCTTAACTCCAAACCATcttattttaatgaaatctaaGATTGCTCTTCCTCCTCCTGGGAAATTCTTGAAGGAAGACATGTATGCTACAAAAAGGTGGCGCAGAGTCCAGTACTTAATTGAACAGTTCTGGAGTCGCTGGAAAAGAGAGTATCTTCTGAATATTTCCACACGACAGAAGTGGCATGTACCTCGACGTAATCTCAAGGTGAATGACATAGTCATCATCAAAGATGACATGTTGCCCAGGAACCAATGGCAGTTAGGTCGAGTTGTCGAGGTCATTCAAGGGAGCGATGGCTTGGTCCGACGAGTTAAAGTTCTAACAGGAGAACGAAAACTGAAAAGCAAGTTAGGGCACCACACTAAACCTTCAGTCATTGAGCGACCGATTCAAAATTAG
- the ptger2b gene encoding prostaglandin E receptor 2b subtype EP2 encodes MERDQKIYSCQNSSFVSGDGSPRTSAIMFSAGVLGNVIALILLEIRRRKQPATLFQVLVTSLVITDLVGTFSASPLVLTAYVRNESLVGMNANRFACGHFGYTMTFFSLVTLAILLSMAVERWLSLGHPYFYEKHLSKRCGYITIALIYLLCALFCVTPFLGFGRYIQHCPGTWCFIDTNPSDLEHKVFNVIYATWLLVMIVCTVLCNVSVIYHLSLMYRRRKAHRNSIRRQHGHKRHRSIAKEVEHLVLLGLMTIAFVICSLPLVINIYINLVLGPTNTNDLISLLFVSVNPIIDPWVFIILSPPVPRLLWNKMCKTAKSKPTQEKIRSIHPVMYQSSPSEDFLKVYAGVPGTAGS; translated from the exons ATGGAACGAGACCAGAAAATCTACAGTTGCCAGAACAGCAGCTTTGTCTCTGGAGATGGATCTCCCAGAACATCTGCTATCATGTTCTCCGCCGGTGTCCTTGGAAACGTAATCGCATTAATTCTCTTGGAAATACGGCGGAGGAAACAACCCGCAACTTTGTTCCAAGTCCTCGTTACATCTTTGGTCATCACAGATTTGGTGGGGACCTTCTCCGCAAGTCCTCTGGTTCTAACTGCGTACGTGAGAAATGAGTCTTTGGTCGGGATGAATGCAAACCGATTCGCTTGCGGGCACTTTGGATATACGATGACATTTTTCAGCCTGGTAACTCTCGCTATTCTTCTCTCCATGGCCGTGGAGCGCTGGCTCTCCTTAGGACATCCTTACTTTTACGAGAAGCACTTGAGTAAACGCTGCGGGTACATCACCATAGCTCTCATTTACTTGCTTTGCGCTCTTTTCTGTGTCACACCTTTCCTCGGTTTTGGGAGGTATATTCAACACTGCCCGGGCACGTGGTGCTTCATTGACACGAACCCATCTGATCTGGAGCACAAAGTTTTCAATGTCATTTACGCGACTTGGTTGCTCGTCATGATTGTGTGTACCGTTCTGTGCAACGTGTCCGTCATCTATCATCTTTCACTCATGTACCGGAGACGCAAGGCGCACCGGAACTCTATCCGACGGCAGCATGGTCACAAGAGGCATCGGTCCATCGCGAAGGAGGTAGAACATCTGGTGCTGCTCGGCTTAATGACAATAGCATTCGTCATTTGCTCTCTTCCTCTTGTG ATTAATATCTACATCAACCTTGTCTTGGGTCCAACAAACACAAATGATCTCATATCCCTTCTCTTCGTATCGGTGAACCCCATCATAGACCCCTGGGTCTTCATCATCCTCAGTCCCCCGGTGCCTCGTCTGCTCTGGAATAAGATGTGTAAGACAGCGAAGTCCAAACCCACGCAGGAGAAGATCCGCAGCATTCATCCGGTCATGTATCAGTCAAGCCCTTCTGAAGATTTTCTGAAAGTTTACGCGGGAGTCCCAGGAACTGCTGGCTCCTGA